agTAAAGATAACATTAGTTTGTACATGACAAAATCTAATAATCGAGTGCATAGGCAATGGTGTAATAATATGAGGCGATTACTGGTACACATTTATATCAATGCTgtcaaattatttatatatatatatatatatatatatatatatatatatatatatatatatatatatatatatatatatatatatatatatatatatatatatatatatatatatatatacatatatacatatatattattttttttaaaaatcagatcaatttgaattttgattaatcacaggttattgcccgcatgcataattttaattaatttgaaaaaagcggtcctctgaaggcagccattactgcaatgtggtcctcaatgaaaagaagtttgacacccctgctgtaaatacTTATGCTCATtagatttattatttttattttttatttaaaattctgAAAAACGTTTTCATATTGTTATgattgggtattgtgtgtataattttagagaaaaacaaaaaccaaaaacgACGTatttttggaataaggctttGACTTAACAAAATGTGgggaaagtgaagcgctgtgaacactttccggatgcactgtatgtaactatgaaaccattcaaaacagTGGCAAACAAGCATATCACATTTCACATGATGAACTTACGTGTCGGGAAGAAACCATAATAAATGCTTCCGACAAGACTCATCGTTAGttggaaaaaaatagtttaatAGGTTAAACCACATTATGACTGCTTGAAAGAACGCAAAGTTTAAAGTCCAACATGTTCTTGAGAAAAAGAGAGAACCTATGGGATCGATGTCATTATGTCCAAGGTCCTATAGCAGTGacctgcaggctttttttttaacaaaactacATTTTCAATGCCGGCGATTGCGTTGGGAtacatacaattacaatgtaattacAGGTATCTTTTAGCGTAGAGTTCAGCATATTAATATAGAAATAACCATCAAATGTTATTCTGTACAAACAAGCAAAATAATTTGTTAGAGTGAGAAAACACATTTAAAGCCTataatgagttttttttttcttatagaaGCAGAGATTATATTCTTAGTTAGCATGTATTAAGCAAAAAATATCAAATACTTGAAAGGGAAAAAAGATACTCAAATAGACTACAATAAATTACAACACACTACATTAGCAAAACACTTCTTTTGATAAGAATGCCTAATTTACATTTTTGGAGCACACCTATGCTATAGTAGAAATTGGAGATATTCTTCCTCATGAGGACTTGTATTCCATTTCATTAGGTGAAGGCGTGTTAGAGgaactgcagtaaaaataaatttttcaTATGAAGCAATGAGAAAAATGTAGAAAACAGATTGATAACACTGCTGCTTGCCCCTCACTTCTCCCACATCTCGTTCCGTGGCGAGCTCCACCCGATCAAAATAGACACTAAGAAAGCACTTCCCGTACAAATCCAACCGTATAAACATGATCATGATTGTTCTGTCCAGGTAAAGTTCCTTTTTTTTGTCGCCTACATGAATATGGAGATGACTCCTTCAAAGACTTCCCGTCATGATGGAGCATATTCAGGATGCTGGAAGTAGCTCGGAAAAGAAAACAACGTTCCTATTTGGATCTAAACATCCTAATTACAGCTATGCATTTCTGTGGTTTCGTTTACGTCACGGCCAATTATACCCGCGTGGTGGAGTGGGTGCTGGGCAGGCCGGCGGAGCTGTAGCCGGCTGGGAAGGTGCTGTAGGGATTCATGTTGGAGAGGCCCATCAGTGAGTTAGGGATCATGGTGATGTTGTTAGGGGTCATCAGCGGGATGTCGTCAGGAGAGCGGCGCTGACTAAGAGAGTAGTCCAAGGTGGGAGACACGTGGATGGGATTGTGGAGGGCTTCACACTGGTTCCTGGACAGGGTCTCGTCCACAGTGGCGGCATGGCTCACGTTGTTTCCCTTGCTGTCGCGTTGAGGACTGGGCTGCTGGGACGTTTCCTGTCGGCTGCGCTTGTCTTTGCGGTAGTAGAGAGCGGCGAAGGCCAGCACATTGAGGAAGAGCAGAGACGCCCCGACGGCAATGGTGACGCTGAGCTCGGTGGAGTAATCCCGGGGATTGGGCATGATCAGAGGACCCATCTCTCTCCCGCTTTCGTCGCTGTTTTGGCCCGGGGAGACGGGAGGGCGGCCCGTGCTGCCGGATCTTTTCCCGGCGGACTGAGTGGGATCCAGCGGCGTGACTTTGGTGGTGGTGGAGGAGTAATGGAACATGTCGTGGAGGTTGTAGAGGTGCGGGACCAGGTGTTTCCAGAAGGCCACCTTGGTGGCGCGGTAGTGATCACGGATGCGAGGCTTGAGGCCGATGTGCAGATAGAGCTGGTCGTAGGGGTCGTACTTGGACCAGGCCACCTCCTCGAAGCGGTTGGctttggtgtggatgaacttggtgTCCTGGGGCACCGGCTTGTTGGGGTCCCTAAAACACAACATTGACAAAGAacttaatccaatccaatccaatccactttatttatgtagcacatttaaacaacaaaaatgtttccaaggtgctgcacaaaaatattaaaaacaagattcaaatactatccttagctccaccaatgactgaataaaaaccagataaataaatataaaaataatataaaataaatatttaaggggtaaaaccaattaaaacaataaatagaattacaaatgtaaaaacacagaggaccacacaactcacgaagtcttaaaagccagagaataaaagtgggtcttaagacgagacttaaaacactgcaCTGCGGGAGCAATTTGAACATGgaagggcagagtgttccagagcttagggccgacc
This Entelurus aequoreus isolate RoL-2023_Sb linkage group LG05, RoL_Eaeq_v1.1, whole genome shotgun sequence DNA region includes the following protein-coding sequences:
- the LOC133649717 gene encoding neuroligin-3-like; protein product: MLCFRDPNKPVPQDTKFIHTKANRFEEVAWSKYDPYDQLYLHIGLKPRIRDHYRATKVAFWKHLVPHLYNLHDMFHYSSTTTKVTPLDPTQSAGKRSGSTGRPPVSPGQNSDESGREMGPLIMPNPRDYSTELSVTIAVGASLLFLNVLAFAALYYRKDKRSRQETSQQPSPQRDSKGNNVSHAATVDETLSRNQCEALHNPIHVSPTLDYSLSQRRSPDDIPLMTPNNITMIPNSLMGLSNMNPYSTFPAGYSSAGLPSTHSTTRV